The region ATTTTGGAAGGTGATGCACTCTAAGTGCTTAAGGTTGTGAGTTCCAATGTACGTAACTGAAGTAGAATTGAACAACTTGTGGATGATACTCGTATCATGTTAAATTCTCTCTCTAGTTGGTAGACTCTTCATATTAGTAGAATCGCTAATAAGGCGGTGCATGGCTTAGCTGAGGTGGCCATTAAACAGTTTATAGATCAGGTTTGGATAGAAGAAATTTCTGAATGTATTTTTGATATTGTTTTATTAGAGTAATCTACTTTATTTTTCTGAGTTATAAAATTATTActctattattaaaaaaaaaatatatatatatatatatatgcttggcAAAATACACTCTAATATTACCAAGCATCAATTACTCCTATCCATTTCCAGCACTGTTGATATCATCATAAGAATCATAGGACAGATAAACTGAAACCTTAAGACCCTTACAAGTATGTTAGCGCTTTATTTCCTCAGAAGTGATGGATTTGACAAACTACTGCTGCTGATGGGACAAACAGACGGCATCCATGAACTCCTCATCAGACTCAAGAGCGCTCATGAAGTCTGGCGAAAGGCACACCTCCAAATCTATGCTTCCTCCTTCATATCCCGGGAACGATGACACTTTCCCGTCAAACTTGTTTGCATACCCACTGCGAAGTGCCACTGCTTTCCCCATCCCAAATTCATTACCATACATGTTGAATCTGGGTGAGCTCCCCATCAACACACAGTATCGGTCAAAAAACTGAGCATGTTGGAAAATAAAGGGAGACTGGAGCCAGCCGTCAAGCAATCCACGGACCACCTTGTCAGTGTGGTCAACCACGGCCTGGTGCAGCTGCCATGCCGCCCACCCAAGACTCTGTTCAAGCAGTTCACCAGCTGTGGCTACTCCCACCACCACGTGAACTGAGTTCCCAAAGTAGTCCTGAGAAAGGTGTGGATCCATTCTTGATCTGTTGTTGATGGCCAGCTTGCAACTGGTTATCTGATCCAGTGGTAGACGACGTGCACGCGTTATGCACCTCCAGAGGAGAGCCGACAAGGACTGGAAGGAAGAGATCTTGTTGGTTTTGTACTCTTCATTTGCCTTCGCTTTGAGTTTTGCTATGGATTCGGATGAAAAGTGGAACACTCTCTCTCTGAGCTCAGGTTCTTCAGATCTCCTGATGATCTCATCTTGGTAGGAGAAAGGGAGGTTGATGATTGGACCATAACCATCAGGAAACCATCGCTTGTGGATGGGTGGGCGCGCAATGGAGATATCATTTCCTTGTGCCTGAAAGATCTCAGACCACGAGTTAAAGAAATGCCAGTATGAAGTTCCATCAGCAATGCAATGGTTCATGGAACAACCTATAAAGATGCCATCTTCCAGCTCTGTAACTTGAATGGAAAGCAAAGGCATGGTATGCCCATCATAGTTGATCGCCCTGTCATGGTCAAAAAATGATTGAACAACTAAAGGAACATCAACCGGTGAAAGGATGTCAGATATTGTCATGTCCAAAGCTGCATGGATGAATTTAGCTCCGGGGCTGTTATCGCAGTCAACGAAAATCACGCACGAAGGTGGGTTTTCATTTTGTTGTGTCACAAGGCGGCCGGCAAGTGGGTAGAAATGGACAagggcgagagagagggagttcTTAAGCCTGTCCAAGAGAGCATTGATGATGCCTTCTTGGTCATCTGCTGCTGGAGGTTTGGTAAAGAGAAGACCCTTCTGGATATAGTTTGCAGTGAGCATGAGAAAATCCCATGGCGTCAGGTAAAAAGGCCGCTTCGACTCTTCTACAGCATGCTGTGGTTTAACAAAGCACTCTGAGATGTGTCGGACTTTGGGAGGATTCGACATCAGATGGAATTTTTTCAAGGAAGAAGGCTAACAGGCCAAGTGATTCTCTTCAATCCCTTCAATCACCTTGGTGGGATGCTGGTGGGATATTGGTGGGttccctagcatttctcatcttCATATAAGCTGCTCTGGTTCATGCGGTTGATCAAAGTTATGCAGCTGTTGACTTGACTTCAGCTTCGAATAtaatattgttttattgttttaggaTGCCCCACTGGAGCAGGTAAACGCAGTACACGacgaaaataaaattataatatttcaGCCCATTGGATGACCATTGACCACCCGATCACCATCTTGGAGGGGCCGACCACCCCTTGGAACTTGGATCTTGGAACGGTCTCCGGAAGAGAGTGACCAAGAAATGTCTCAAGGGGTGGTCCAGccatttcctttatttattttatatttttatgtttttatttttctttgaaaggtTATTAGGtaagttgttttgtttttttacaattctaacaattttttcttttcaaattaattattggatatctTTTTTTTACATGTAAATTCTACGTATCgaataattgatttaaaaataaataaatttgttgaaattatataaaaattgtaaaagtattatatttttatcaaatggCATGGATCAAGCAAGAATTAAATGCAATTATATTTCAGTACATGGGCCTCACGAATTCGTCTCTTTATGATAAGCAGTGGAGGCATGGAATGTGaaacttacaagaaaaatgattttctttccCTTATAAAAAAAGACCCTACGACAACAGTAGTAGCGGAACTAGGTAAGGCTTTGGTCCACCCAAATTTTAAAGGTACTCCtaaattttatgctttttatttaatatcccctccaaaattattaaatgccccccccccccaaaattttaaaattgtcacttttttttttcctttttttttttaacagatatGTCCCCTCACACTTCAATGTCTAGTTCTGCCCCAGACCCACgtcaaagaaaggaagaaaggagGAGGCAAGTGATTGGGTTCAAGactagttttgttattttaaatttatttatttttagttgtttggGTTTAATGTTTAGCACTTTGATTATAgaatttattttcatgattATCCGTGGCTAATTGTCTAGTTGGGACTAAGGGTGaagtttaatatttttattatgtattctttgagagtattttatttattgttcataaattaataattaaatgttGGGGATAAtttaatttgagataatttcatgtaacaagtttattttgattcattataatttttatttatatcaaatacttactttgtttaatttgttatatttcgaaaatatattggatgcttaatttattgtaacatatttttgaaatcaaattctcaaccAACTCATGttcaatatattttatatttctttggTTCCTAATTGTTTTATCTTCCTATTAGGATAATTAATTCTTTACCTAGTTGTTAATAGAATGTTAAGTGGATCACTGAACCCCTAGTGCTTTTTCCTGTTAATTTTCCTTAGCtctattttatgtaatttagttttgttaatttaatcACTTCATCACTCTAATTTATaatggaaaaaaatttaatttactaTTCTGCTcaataatatgaattttaatTAGTGTCTATTATTCTTTGTAaatcgacctcgtacttactgaaaattttattacttgcaATTGCTTGCACTTGGGTTTGCACTCTTTTTGGCGCAGCACCAATCACATAAGAACACCAAAATTGAAGTAGTTCGACTTAATAAGCTTACGTCCATGGGTGGAGATGATCAAGagaaaattttctgttaaaagataaaggCATAACACCACTCAAATCTCTTAATTCCAATACACTCAAATCTAACTCTTAcacaaaatataattaaagacAAAAGAGAACTTATCTTTATTCTCTAAGTCCCGTGCGGCACAACAAACAATGTGAGAATACAAAGTGAGACAATTGTTCTTGTTGTTCTATATACTCAAATTGACCGAACTTGacttgaatttcatcaagtTTACAATGATATCTTACATCAATGTGCTTGGTCATCTCATGATACACTTGTTTTTGGTTAAATGTATTGCACATTAACTATTACAAAACACAATAGTTTCATCCTGCTACAAATCGATATCACTAACCAAACCTCTCAGCCAAATACACGGCTGTCATAATTACTTCTAGACTAACAGCTGTCAAATTAATTGTAGTTACGAGATTTATCCTTCGCGcgtgcgtgtatatatatatatatatataatgattctTTTACAACCCTTTGACACAACTTCCACACAATCAAGACACATCAGTAGGACTCATGCATGGTGGAACCCACATGTATGGATTCCACCGATATATCTTGGTTGTGTAGAACTGCTTTTATATGTTGTTATATTCAATATTTTGGAATGGGAAAGTTTGTGTGAAGGGGGTCTAACTGGTTAAAGACATGGAACGGCTTAAACGAATGCACACACAAAGTGTTCGATGAAAGGCCTCACCAATTGACAATTTCAGAGAGGCTGTATTGTATTTATAATTTCAGTGTTTTACATCAGTTTGTATTGTACAGTAAGTAGAAAACAATCTTTATAGAATATACATTCAAAGAGAATTCTATAATTGTGCAAATTTTGTTTCTCGGTCTCTTCTGTTTCTCCAACCTGAGTTGGTCTTTATCTTCATCTGCAGTAGTTACAGTTTGTTATGGATTGCTCTGTTCAGGCTCCTTTGTTGCGTTAACCTCTACTACATAATTTGAGTTAAGAGATTGGAGCTCTAATCTTCCATATGGTAAACTAGTAGGCTGCTACTGGTCACTCAAACAGGTGTTTGAGCATTTGGAGCACATGAAATGTCTTGTAACATGTATGATATAGTCTgcaatttctattttatttaattatctttATAACAGCATAATATTGATTGGCAAAAGACACTGTAATATTACCAATCAACAATTATTCCTATCCATTCCCTAGACAGATAAACTGAAACCTTTAGACCCTTACAAGTATGTTAGCGCTTTATTTCCCCAGAAGTGATGGATTTGACAAACTACTGCTGCTGATGGGACAAACAGACGGCATCCAGGAACTCCTCATCAGACTCAAGAGCGCTCATGAAGTCTGGCGTAAGGCACACCTCCAAAGCTATGCTTCCTCCTCCTTCATATCCCGGGAACGACGACACTTTCCCGTCAAACTTGTTTGCATACCCACTGCGAAGTGCCACTGCTTTCCCCATCCCAAATTCATTACCATACATGTTGAATCTGGGTGAGCTCCCCATCAACACACAGTATCGGTCAAAAAACTGAGCATGTTGGAAAATAAAGGGAGACTGGAGCCAGCCGTCAAGCAATCCACGGACCACCTTGTCAGTGTGGTCAACCACGGCCTGGTGCAGCTGCCATGCCGCCCACCCAAGACTCTGTTCAAGCAGTTCACCAGCTGTGGCTACTCCCACCACCACGTGAACTGAGTTCCCAAAGTAGTCCTGAGAAAGGTGTGGATCCATTCTTGATCTGTTGTTGATGGCCAGCTTGCAACTGGTTATCTGATCCAGTGGTAGACGACGTGCACGCGTTATGCACCTCCAGAGGAGAGCCGACAAGGACTGGAAGGAAGAGATCTTGTTGGTTTTGTACTCTTCATTTGCCTTCGCTTTGAGTTTTGCTATGGATTCGGATGAAAAGTGGAACACTCTCTCTCTGAGCTCAGGTTCTTCAGATCTCCTGATGATCTCATCTTGGTAGGTGAAAGGGAGGTTGATGATTGGACCATAACCATCAGGAAACCATCGCTTGTGGATGGGTGGTCGCACAATGGAGATATCATTTCCTTGTGCCTGAAAGATCTCAGACCACGAGTTAAAGAAATGCCAGTATGAAGTTCCATCAGCAATGCAATGGTTCATGGAACAACCTATAAAGATGCCATCTTCCAGCTCTGTAACTTGAATGGAAAGCAAAGGCATGGTATGCCCATCATAGTTGATCGCCCTGTCATGGTCAAAAAATGATTGAACAACTAAAGGAACATCAACCGGTGAAAGGATGTCAGATATTGTCATGTCCAAAGCTGCATGGATGAATTTAGCTCCGGGGCTGTTATCGCAGTCAACGAAAATCACGCACGAAGGTGGGTTTTCATTTTGTTGTGTCACAAGGCGGCCGGCAAGTGGGTAGAAATGGACAagggcgagagagagggagttcTTAAGCCTGTCCAAGAGAGTATTGATGAAGCCTTCTTGGTCATCTGCTGCTGGAGGTTTGGTAAAGAGAAGACCCTTCTGGATATAGTTTGCAGTGAGCATGAGAAAATCCCATGGCGTCAGGTAAAAGGGCCGCTTCGACTCTTCTACAGCATGCTGTGGTTTAACAAAGCACTCTGAGATGTGTCGAACTTTGGGAGGATTCGACATCAGATGGGAATTTTTTTCAAGGAAGAAGGCTAACAGGCCAAGTGATTCTCTTCAATCCCTTCAATCACCGTATCTTTATATAAGCTGCTCTGGTTCATGCGATTGATCAAACATATGCAGCTGTTGACTTGACTTCAGCTTGCAATATAATATTGTGATGCTAATATTCCAGCCCATTGGATGACCATTGACCACCCTTGGAGGGGCCGACCACCCCTTGGAACTTGGAACAGTCTCCGGAAGAGAGTAACCAAGTAACTTCTCAAGGGGTGGTCCTGccatttcatttatttattttatatttttatgtttttatttttctttgaaaggtTATTAGGtaagtcgtttttttttttttacaattctaacaattttatcttttcaaattaactattagatgtctttttttttacatgtagaTTCAACATATCgaatgattgatttaaaaataaataaatttgttgaaattatatagaaattgtaaatgaattatatttttatcaaatggCATGGATCAAGCAAGAATTAAATGCAATTATATTTCAGTACATGGGCCTCACGAATTCGTCTCTTTATGATAAGCAGTGGAGGCATGGAATATGaaacttacaagaaaaatgattttctttttcttgtaaagAGCATTCTTAGCAGCTTCCCTTTTCTTTCCATTCATTTTCCTTAAatgtagggaataaaactactttttacttccctatcaaaaaataccccacagcagcttcccttcatttttctctatatcattaaaatattattttgttacttttactttaattaaaagtaagaaaagaaagagataaagtaaaagagagattatatttttaaaataaacaattgaatgggaggtgaacagtgcttcccaatgcattgggaagcactgtttaCTTCCTAgggaacagataattgtagggaagctgctgtggaatggtttttttgactttcttaaaatttatcctaaaatttagggaacagatcCCTTGTAGGGAAGCTGCCAGTAATGCTCTAAAAAAAGACCCTACGACAATAGTAGTAGCGGAACTAGGTAAGGCTTTGGTCCaccaaaattttaaagttagtcctaaattttatgctttttatttaatatcccctccaaaattattaaatgccccccccccccccccccccccaaattttaaaattgccacttttttttttttttttcacaattatGTCCCCACACACTTTAATGTCTAGTTCTGCCCCATACCCACGTCACAGAAAGGAAGAAAGGAGGAGGCCAGTGATTGGGTTCAAGactagttttgttattttcaattATCCGTGGCTAATTGTCTAGTTGGGGCTAAGGGTGAACtctgatatttttattatgtattctttaagactattttatttattgttcaTAAATTAATCGAATGTTAGGAATAAAtttaatttgagataatttcatgtaacaaatttattttgattcattatgatttttgtttatatcaaatacttattttgtttgatttgttatgattcgaaaatatattgaatgcttaatttattgtaacatattattgaaatcaaattctcaaccAACTCATGttcaatatattttatatttctttagTTCCTAATTGTTTTATCTTCCTATTAGGATAATTGATTCTTTACCCGGTTGTTAATAGAATGTTAAGTGGATCCTTGAACCCCTAGTactttttcttgttaattttccTTAGCTCTATTTTACGTAATTtagttttgttaatttaatcACTCCATCGCTCTAATTTATAATggaaaataaattcaatttacttttctgcacaataatatgaattttaatttagtgtCTACTATTtcttgtggatcgacctcgtacttactGAAAATTTTATTACTTGTGATTGCTTGCACTCTTTTTGGCGCAGCACCAATCACATAAGAACACCAAAATTTAAGTGGTTCGACTTAATAAGCTTACGTCCATGGGTGGAGATGATCAAGAGAAAATTTTCTGATAAAAGATAAAGGCATAACACCGCTCAAATCTCTTAATTCCAATACACTCAAATCTAACTCTCACACAAAATATACTTacataagaaaaattaaaaagaaaaaaaaaaaagaaaaaactcaaacaaaatataattaaagacAAATAAGAACTTATCTTTATTCTCTAAGTCCCGTGCGGCACAACAAACAGTGTGAGAATACAAAGTGAGACAATTGTTCTTGTTGTTCTATATACTCAAATTGACCGAACAGTTCTCCTTGTAAAAGTGGTTCGGTCAAAAGCTTATTCAAGAAGCTAAAGAAGAGACAAAATATGGCTAAAAattaaccacaaaaaaaaaaaaacgaacaaACAAAGAATGGGGGACACCATGACTTGAGGATTATAAGTCACTACACGACAAATCTTCGCATTTacttgaatttcatcaagtTTACAATGATATCTAACATCAATGTGCTTGGTCATCTCATGATACACTTGATTTTTGGTTAAGAGTATTGCACATTAACTATTACAAAACACAATAGTTTCATCCTGCTACAAATCCATATCAATAACCAAACCTCTCAGCCAAATACACGGCTGTCATAATTACTTCTAGACAAACAGCTGTCAAATTAATTGTAGTTACGAGATTTATCCTTCGCgcgcgtgtatatatatatatatatatataaaatgattcTTTTACAACCCTTTGACACAACTTCCACACAATCAAGACACATCGGTAGGACTCATACATGGTGAAACCCACATGTATGGATTCCACCGATATATCTTGGTTGTGTAGAACTGCTTTTATATGTTGTTATATTCAATATTTTGGAATGGGAAAGTTTGTGTGAAGGGGGTCTAACTGGTTAAAGACATGGAACGGCTTAAACGAATGCACACACAAAGTGTTCGATGAAAGGCCTCACCAATTGACAATTTCAGAGAGGCTGTATTGTATTTATAATTTCAGTGTTTTACATCAGTTTGTATTGTACAGTAAGTAGAAAACAATCTTTATAGAATATACATTCAAAGAGAATTCTATAATTGTGCAAATTCTGTTTCTCGGTCTCTTCTGTTTCTCCAACCTGAGTTGGTCTTTATCTTCATCTGCAGTAGTTACAGTTTGTTATGGATTGCTCTGTTCAGGCTCCTTTGTTGCGTTAACCTCTACTACATAATTTGAGTTAAAAGAGTGGAGCTCTAATCTTCCATATGGTAAACTAGTAGGCTGCTACTGGTCACTCAAACAGGTGTTTGAGCATTTGGAGCACATGAAATGTCTTGTAACATGTATGATATAGTCTgcaatttctattttatttaattatctttATAACAACATAATATTGATTGGCAAAAGACACTGTAATATTACCAATCAACAATTATTCCTATCCATTCCCTGGACAGATTAACTGAAACCTTTAGAACCTTACAAGTACGTTAGTGATAGATTGGGCATGGACATCTGCAGGGTAGAGCTCTGCAACCTACTGCCACTGATGGGACAAACAGACGGCATCCATGAACTCCTCATCAGACTCAAGAGCGCTCATGAAGTCTGGCGGAAGGCACACCTCCAAATCTATGCTTCCTCCTCCTTCATATCCCGGGAACGATGACACTTTCCCGTCAAACTTGTTTGCATACCCACTGCGAAGTGCTATTGCTTTTCCCATCCCAAATTCATTACCATACATGTTGAATCTGGGCGAGCTCCCCATCATCACACTGTATCGATCAAAAAACCGAGCAAGTTGGTAAATAAAGGGAGACTGCTGCCAGGCGTCAAGCCATCCACGGACCGCCTTGTCAGTGTGGTTAACCACGGCCTGGTGCAGCTGCCATGCCGCCCACCCAAGACTCTGTTCAAGCAGTTCACCAGCTAGGGCTACTCCCGCCACCGCGTGAATTGAATTCCCAAAGTAGTCCTGAGAAAGGTGTGGATCCATTCTTGATCTGTTGTTGGTGGCCAGCTTGCAACCGGTTATCTGATCAAGTGGTAGACGACGTGCACGCGTTATGCACCTCCAGAGGAGTGCCGACAAGGACTGGAAGGAAGAGATCTTGTTGGTTTTGTACTCTTCATTTGCCTTCGCTTTGAGTTTTGCTATGGATTCGGATGAGAAGTGGAAGACTCTCTCTCTGAGCTCGGGTGCTTCAAATCTGCTGATGATCTCATCTTGGTGGGTGAAAGGGAGGTTGATGATTGGACCATAACCATCAGGAAACCATCGCTTGTGGATGGGCGGGCGCGCAATGGAGATATCATTTCCTTGTGCCTGAAAGATCTCAGACCACGAGTTAAAGAAATGCCAGTACGAAGTTCCATCAGCAATGCAATGGTTGATGGAACAACCTATAAAGATGCCATCTTCCAGCTCCGTAACTTGAATGGAAAGCAAAGGCATGGTATGCCCATCATAGTTGAGGGCCCTGTCATGGTCAAAAAATGATTGAACAACCGAAGGAACATCAATTGGTGAAAGGATGTCAGATATTGTCATGTCTAAAGCTGCATGGATGAATTTAGCTCCGGGGCTGTTATCGCAGTCAACGAAAATCAAGCACGAAGGTGGGTTTTCATTTTGTTGTGTCACAAGGCGGCCGGCAAGTGGGTAGAAATGGACAagggcgagagagagggagttcTTAAGCCTGTCCAAGAGAGTATTGATGAAGCCTTCTTGGTCATCTGCTGCCGGAGGTTTGGTAAAGAGAAGGCCCTTCTGGATATAGTGCGCAGAGAGCATGGCAAGATCCCATGGTGTCAGGTAAAAGGGCCGTTTCGACTCTTCTACAGCATGCTGTGGTTTAACAAAGCACTCTGAGATGTGTCGAACTTTGGGAGGATTCGACATCAGATGGGAATTTTTTCAAGGAAGAAGGCTAACAGGCCAAGTGATTCTCTTCAATCCCTTCAATCACCGTATCTTTATATAAGCTGCTCTGGTTCATGCGGTTGATCAAAGATATGCAGCTGTTGACTTCATCTTGCATAGCACAATAGTCTCTGGTTGTTTTAGGATGCCCCACCGGTGCAGGTAAAGCCAGTATccaatgaaaatataattataatattcatAATAGACAAACTAGACATAGGTTTTATTAcctctctaaattttatttttttactttataattttttttacctaatatttttttttttttttttttttttgttgctttttggAATTTAGGGGGG is a window of Alnus glutinosa chromosome 4, dhAlnGlut1.1, whole genome shotgun sequence DNA encoding:
- the LOC133866026 gene encoding uncharacterized acetyltransferase At3g50280-like, with the protein product MSNPPKVRHISECFVKPQHAVEESKRPFYLTPWDFLMLTANYIQKGLLFTKPPAADDQEGIINALLDRLKNSLSLALVHFYPLAGRLVTQQNENPPSCVIFVDCDNSPGAKFIHAALDMTISDILSPVDVPLVVQSFFDHDRAINYDGHTMPLLSIQVTELEDGIFIGCSMNHCIADGTSYWHFFNSWSEIFQAQGNDISIARPPIHKRWFPDGYGPIINLPFSYQDEIIRRSEEPELRERVFHFSSESIAKLKAKANEEYKTNKISSFQSLSALLWRCITRARRLPLDQITSCKLAINNRSRMDPHLSQDYFGNSVHVVVGVATAGELLEQSLGWAAWQLHQAVVDHTDKVVRGLLDGWLQSPFIFQHAQFFDRYCVLMGSSPRFNMYGNEFGMGKAVALRSGYANKFDGKVSSFPGYEGGSIDLEVCLSPDFMSALESDEEFMDAVCLSHQQQ
- the LOC133865882 gene encoding uncharacterized acetyltransferase At3g50280-like; this encodes MSNPPKVRHISECFVKPQHAVEESKRPFYLTPWDFLMLTANYIQKGLLFTKPPAADDQEGFINTLLDRLKNSLSLALVHFYPLAGRLVTQQNENPPSCVIFVDCDNSPGAKFIHAALDMTISDILSPVDVPLVVQSFFDHDRAINYDGHTMPLLSIQVTELEDGIFIGCSMNHCIADGTSYWHFFNSWSEIFQAQGNDISIVRPPIHKRWFPDGYGPIINLPFTYQDEIIRRSEEPELRERVFHFSSESIAKLKAKANEEYKTNKISSFQSLSALLWRCITRARRLPLDQITSCKLAINNRSRMDPHLSQDYFGNSVHVVVGVATAGELLEQSLGWAAWQLHQAVVDHTDKVVRGLLDGWLQSPFIFQHAQFFDRYCVLMGSSPRFNMYGNEFGMGKAVALRSGYANKFDGKVSSFPGYEGGGSIALEVCLTPDFMSALESDEEFLDAVCLSHQQQ
- the LOC133866019 gene encoding uncharacterized acetyltransferase At3g50280-like, with translation MSNPPKVRHISECFVKPQHAVEESKRPFYLTPWDLAMLSAHYIQKGLLFTKPPAADDQEGFINTLLDRLKNSLSLALVHFYPLAGRLVTQQNENPPSCLIFVDCDNSPGAKFIHAALDMTISDILSPIDVPSVVQSFFDHDRALNYDGHTMPLLSIQVTELEDGIFIGCSINHCIADGTSYWHFFNSWSEIFQAQGNDISIARPPIHKRWFPDGYGPIINLPFTHQDEIISRFEAPELRERVFHFSSESIAKLKAKANEEYKTNKISSFQSLSALLWRCITRARRLPLDQITGCKLATNNRSRMDPHLSQDYFGNSIHAVAGVALAGELLEQSLGWAAWQLHQAVVNHTDKAVRGWLDAWQQSPFIYQLARFFDRYSVMMGSSPRFNMYGNEFGMGKAIALRSGYANKFDGKVSSFPGYEGGGSIDLEVCLPPDFMSALESDEEFMDAVCLSHQWQ